The window ACTTGATTCATCGTATCGAAAATTCCCATGCCCGCTGTTACCGAACCTCCGGGAGAGTTGATATAGAGGTAAATGTCTTTTTCGGCATCCTCAGCTTCTAAAAACAGCAGTTGGGCAACAATTAAGTTCGCCAAGTCAGAATCAACAGGTTGTCCGAGAAAGACAATTCGCTCTCGCAATAGACGAGAGTAGATGTCAAAGGCGCGTTCGCCACGACCGGATTGCTCAATAACTGTAGGAATCATGCGTTACAGCGAGTGTTTGTATTTCTTTTCTTTAGATTGATTGTAGCGATTGACACGATTGACAGTCGGCTGAGGGGATGGAGTGGGGCTGAGAATTTTGAGGGTTGACTTTTTGCTATTCCCTTTGCTTTTTTCTCTTGTGACAGTTTAAAAGGCGGAACGTGGATGTTCAGCGCTCCCTTGATCCTTAGATACGATCACCAACAAACCACCCAACGGTGAGTTGAGCCGGTGAAGCCCGGTTTCCGTCGTCTATCGTCATCTAGGAATGAAGCTAGAAATTGAGGAGTGCCCATTATGTTCAACCGACTTCTTCAAGCCGCCACCCTAACGTTTTTGCTGAATCTACTGGCGTATATCAGTCCGCCAGAGCGTCACCAGTCTAGCCAGGTATTGTCCCCGGCGATGAGTCCAAAACTAGTACTGAGTTTCCGATAGCGACTTCCCTTGGAGCCGCATTACCCTGATCTATTCATCGCTTCCACACTTTCAAGGCCGTGTATTGGCACTCTTGATTTTAGATTTCGGATTTTAGATGGGGAAGATTGAACCCAGATCTCAAATTACCGGAGTTTGACGCTTAGCCCCTAGATTTTTTCAGTTCCCTGAGCAGGGATTCGGCTTGCTGAGTTCCTTCCTTTTGGCTCTGACGCCGATAAAGCTCCAGCGCTGTTTCGAGTGCAGTGATTGCCTCCGTCTTGCGATCGCGTTTTTTTAGAGCAACACCCAGTTTGTAGTAGGCTTGCGCGTTTTGGGGGGCGAGTTCAATCAAGCGTCGATAGGCAATAATCGCTTCCAGGTAATTCTCCTGCGCCAGTAAAATTTCCCCAATGGATAATTGCGCTTCTACAGAATCAGGTTGGATTGCCGTGGCTCGTTTGAAAGCTTGCAAGGCATCGGATAAATCTTTTTGGGACTGTAAAACGTTCCCGATTTGAATATGAACTTGAGCATTTTTAGGTGCCAACCGCGCTGCCTTTTCCAAGGCAGTGAGTCCGGCTGTTGTATTCCCTTGATGTACTAAGGCTTTTCCTAAACTGAGCTGTACGCTGGCTTTTTCGGGAGCTAGATTGGCGGCCTTTTGCAGTGCCCTTAAGGCATCTGGGTATTGCTGTTTTTTTAAAAAGACTAAGCCCATTAACTCATGAGCTTCCGCATTTTGGGGTTGCAATTCTACAACTTTTCGATAAGCCGCGAGCGCTCCGTCATAATCTTTCTGACGCAGGAGTACGATCCCTAATCCCAAATAAGCATTGACATTTTTGGCGTTTAATGATGTAGCACGGCGATAAGCAGCAGCGGCACTGGCATTATCTCCACTATTAGCCAGACTGTAGCCCAAGGCATACTGAAAATCGGCATTGTTGGGGTCAAGGGCGATCGCCTGTTGATAGGCTCTGACGGCTTCTGTAAAATGGCCCTGACGCGCTTGTAAATAGCCGATGCCAGAGAAAAGTCTAGGATTTTTGGGATCGAACTGACGCGCTTGTTGATAAATGGCGATCGCTTGGGCATATTTTCCTGCATCAACATACTCTTGTCCCTGACGCAGGAGTCGATTCAGTTGTTGATTCTGCGGTGCTGAGGCAACTCTTTGGAGTTGACGACCTTGGGCGTTTGCGGGTTCTAGGGTTGTCAGCCCAGTTAACAACAGGCTACTGATTAATACAAAGGAAATCTGCTTTTGCACGGTCAAAATGTTTGGGGGTAGTCGGTGCAATGTCTCAGTGTTACGATCACTGAAACTG of the Allocoleopsis franciscana PCC 7113 genome contains:
- a CDS encoding tetratricopeptide repeat protein, producing the protein MTFDHFLARERALIIAISQANLILINSFSDRNTETLHRLPPNILTVQKQISFVLISSLLLTGLTTLEPANAQGRQLQRVASAPQNQQLNRLLRQGQEYVDAGKYAQAIAIYQQARQFDPKNPRLFSGIGYLQARQGHFTEAVRAYQQAIALDPNNADFQYALGYSLANSGDNASAAAAYRRATSLNAKNVNAYLGLGIVLLRQKDYDGALAAYRKVVELQPQNAEAHELMGLVFLKKQQYPDALRALQKAANLAPEKASVQLSLGKALVHQGNTTAGLTALEKAARLAPKNAQVHIQIGNVLQSQKDLSDALQAFKRATAIQPDSVEAQLSIGEILLAQENYLEAIIAYRRLIELAPQNAQAYYKLGVALKKRDRKTEAITALETALELYRRQSQKEGTQQAESLLRELKKSRG